From a region of the Arachis ipaensis cultivar K30076 chromosome B09, Araip1.1, whole genome shotgun sequence genome:
- the LOC107616239 gene encoding uncharacterized protein LOC107616239: MASSASTNVSMKLLIDTKCKRVLFAEASKEVVDFLFNLLQLPLGAVVKLLTEKSMVGGIGNLYKSVEGLGDSFMQPNLSRDVLLNPAFPSSSTAISGLLLPSSAAATGKVHGSSGFVKEVVTYMVMDDLVIQPMSTISSITLLNKFNVKEVGALQEKVVQLGMNEGLRLLKASLQSKMVLTSVFLKNIDT; encoded by the exons ATGGCATCATCCGCATCCACAAATGTGAGCATGAAGCTTCTGATCGACACAAAGTGCAAGAGAGTTCTGTTCGCCGAAGCCTCCAAGGAAGTGGTGGACTTCCTTTTTAACTTGCTGCAGTTGCCACTCGGTGCAGTGGTGAAGCTTCTAACAGAAAAATCTATGGTGGGTGGCATAGGCAATCTCTATAAGAGCGTGGAGGGTCTTGGTGACAGTTTCATGCAACCAAACCTATCCAGAGATGTTCTGCTGAATCCAGCTTTCCCTTCATCGTCAACCGCCATCTCTGGTCTTCTTCTTCCATCATCAGCTGCTGCCACGGGAAAGGTACATGGAAGTAGTGGGTTTGTGAAAGAGGTTGTGACGTACATGGTGATGGACGATTTGGTGATTCAACCCATGTCAACCATTTCAAGTATTACTCTGCTGAACAAGTTCAATGTGAAGGAGGTTGGTGCCTTGCAAGAGAAGGTAGTTCAGCTTGGAATGAACGAG GGCTTAAGGCTACTGAAGGCCTCATTGCAGTCTAAGATGGTGTTGACAAGCGTCTTCCTCAAGAATATAGACACATAA
- the LOC110267317 gene encoding uncharacterized protein LOC110267317 has product MTTNTSTKTSLSMKLLIDTKGKKVLFAEASKEVVDFLFTLLQLPLATVVKLLTKEVAVGCLGNLYSSVENLNHIYMQSNLSKDLLLSPTVLGPTSPSISCLLPSAAGMITPKLYGCNNSNCNTISDLYNSFCGTCTKYPYYNTTKETTYIKRNTTNRLN; this is encoded by the coding sequence ATGACGACCAACACATCCACTAAAACTAGTTTGAGTATGAAGCTTCTGATAGACACAAAGGGAAAGAAAGTGCTGTTTGCAGAAGCTTCTAAAGAAGTGGTGGATTTTCTCTTTACCTTGCTTCAGTTGCCACTTGCTACCGTCGTCAAGCTTTTAACCAAGGAAGTTGCCGTTGGTTGCTTAGGTAATCTGTATTCTAGCGTTGAAAACCTGAACCATATTTACATGCAATCAAATCTATCTAAGGATCTTCTCCTTAGTCCAACCGTTCTTGGCCCTACTTCACCTTCCATCTCCTGCCTCCTCCCTTCAGCTGCTGGAATGATAACGCCAAAGCTGTACGGGTGCAACAATAGTAACTGCAATACTATATCAGATTTGTATAACTCTTTTTGTGGCACTTGTACGAAATATCCTTATTATAATACGACGAAGGAAACGACCTATATCAAGCgtaacacaaccaatcgattgaattga